Proteins encoded within one genomic window of Streptomyces sp. NBC_01314:
- a CDS encoding AMP-binding protein, producing the protein MEPQPTTSAERVSARVSELVEIFSAPDADPAWLMCDRHPGESVAFTFFEPDGSTVDLSFGELRERSQRFAGLLTELGVGRGDRVATLMGKSADLLTVLLGIWRTGAVYVPLFTAFATDGVSSRLSGAQAKVVVADADQAAKVPDGPWAVLVSGGGSEVREDRRLGDRLAAVKPFEASTPIGGDGAFVHMFTSGTTGAPKGVVHPLRYVAGWQSYLEFALGVREESVFWCAADPGWAYGLYTAVVAPMVLGLRSVLQRGGFDVTATWRALADLGVTDYAAAPTVYRALRSGDVPVPAGLSLRRLSSAGEPLTAEVNEWAVPALGLQVHDHYGQTELGMAIGFPHHPDLEVPVIPQTTGKALPGWSVTVLREDGGIEAEAGEPGLLAIDVSTSPFMTFAGYVGREATDRFTADGRHYLSGDLAVRNADGTLRFSSRDDDVIIMAGYRIGPFDVESVLAQHAAVAECAVVAAPDPVRGEVIEAFVVLRTGAEESDELVAELQNHVRERYAAHAYPRRVHIVTSLPKTASGKIQRAKLRKDLREAAGTTP; encoded by the coding sequence ATGGAGCCGCAGCCGACTACGAGCGCCGAGCGTGTAAGCGCTCGGGTAAGTGAGCTCGTCGAGATCTTCTCGGCGCCCGACGCCGACCCGGCATGGTTGATGTGCGACCGTCACCCGGGCGAGTCGGTGGCGTTCACGTTCTTCGAGCCGGACGGCTCCACCGTCGACCTGAGCTTCGGAGAACTGCGCGAACGGTCGCAACGGTTCGCCGGGCTGCTGACCGAGCTCGGTGTAGGGCGAGGTGACCGGGTGGCGACCCTGATGGGCAAGAGCGCCGATCTTCTGACGGTGCTGTTGGGGATCTGGCGGACAGGCGCGGTGTACGTCCCCCTTTTCACCGCGTTCGCCACCGACGGGGTCTCGTCGCGGCTGTCCGGGGCGCAGGCCAAGGTCGTCGTCGCCGACGCGGACCAGGCCGCGAAGGTACCGGACGGGCCATGGGCGGTGCTCGTGTCCGGTGGTGGTTCCGAGGTTCGCGAGGACCGGCGGCTTGGCGACCGACTCGCCGCGGTGAAGCCGTTCGAGGCGAGCACTCCGATCGGGGGCGACGGCGCGTTCGTGCACATGTTCACCTCGGGTACCACCGGTGCACCGAAGGGCGTCGTACATCCGCTGCGCTATGTCGCGGGATGGCAGTCCTATCTCGAATTCGCCCTGGGCGTGCGCGAGGAGTCCGTGTTCTGGTGCGCCGCCGACCCGGGTTGGGCGTATGGGCTCTACACCGCTGTCGTCGCGCCCATGGTCCTGGGCCTGCGCAGCGTGTTGCAGCGCGGCGGGTTCGACGTGACCGCGACCTGGCGGGCTCTCGCCGATCTCGGGGTGACCGACTACGCCGCTGCGCCGACGGTATACCGGGCGTTGCGCAGCGGTGATGTGCCGGTGCCCGCCGGGTTGAGCCTGAGACGGCTGTCCAGCGCGGGTGAGCCGCTGACCGCCGAGGTCAACGAGTGGGCGGTCCCGGCGCTCGGACTGCAGGTGCACGACCATTACGGGCAGACCGAGCTCGGCATGGCCATCGGCTTCCCTCACCATCCGGACCTGGAGGTGCCGGTGATCCCGCAGACCACGGGCAAGGCGTTGCCGGGCTGGTCGGTGACGGTGTTGCGGGAAGACGGCGGCATCGAGGCGGAGGCCGGAGAGCCCGGTCTGCTCGCCATCGACGTCTCCACGAGCCCGTTCATGACGTTCGCCGGCTACGTCGGCCGGGAAGCCACGGACCGGTTCACCGCCGACGGGCGCCACTACCTCTCCGGTGACCTCGCGGTGCGCAACGCCGACGGCACGCTGCGGTTCTCCTCCCGTGACGACGACGTGATCATCATGGCCGGGTACCGGATCGGGCCGTTCGACGTGGAGTCCGTGCTCGCTCAGCACGCCGCGGTGGCCGAATGCGCGGTGGTCGCCGCGCCGGATCCCGTGCGGGGCGAGGTGATCGAGGCGTTCGTCGTGCTGCGCACCGGGGCCGAGGAGTCCGACGAGCTGGTCGCCGAGCTGCAGAACCACGTACGGGAGCGCTACGCCGCCCATGCCTACCCACGCCGGGTGCATATCGTGACGAGTCTGCCCAAGACCGCCAGCGGCAAGATCCAGCGCGCCAAGCTGCGCAAGGACCTGCGCGAGGCCGCCGGGACGACGCCGTGA
- a CDS encoding TetR/AcrR family transcriptional regulator, with protein MTAQPDSRDRRPRRTARRRVVDTGRRDELLRQAEAIILTEGFTAVTMDELAQRLGCSKATLYSLASTKEQLVLAVTRTFFRDATAEIEQAVQAEPDPRQRIRVYLAGVGTAMRRHSHAFYDDMVGYEPTAQIYRKNSAAAAHRVHELIEEGVQSGVFRALNGHFAAQVVAVTIDAVQSGILLERTGLTAGDAFSELGDLLLDGLSSGQGASEPPSTTTRPPRDQVSAPR; from the coding sequence GTGACGGCCCAACCTGACTCACGCGACCGACGCCCGCGCCGAACGGCGCGCCGACGGGTTGTCGACACAGGTCGGCGGGACGAGCTGCTGCGCCAGGCCGAGGCGATCATCCTGACTGAAGGCTTCACCGCGGTGACCATGGATGAGCTCGCCCAGCGACTGGGGTGCTCCAAGGCGACGCTGTACAGCCTCGCCTCCACGAAGGAACAACTGGTACTGGCGGTCACCCGCACCTTCTTCCGGGACGCGACAGCCGAGATCGAACAGGCTGTCCAGGCCGAACCCGACCCCCGGCAGCGGATCCGGGTCTACCTCGCCGGCGTCGGCACGGCCATGCGCCGGCATTCCCACGCCTTCTACGACGACATGGTCGGCTACGAGCCGACGGCGCAGATCTACCGCAAGAACTCCGCCGCCGCGGCGCACCGCGTCCACGAACTGATCGAGGAGGGCGTGCAGAGCGGCGTTTTCCGCGCGCTCAACGGCCATTTCGCCGCCCAGGTCGTGGCGGTCACCATCGACGCGGTCCAGTCGGGGATCCTCCTGGAGAGGACCGGCCTGACCGCCGGCGACGCCTTCTCCGAACTCGGGGACCTCCTGCTCGACGGGCTCAGTTCGGGGCAGGGCGCATCCGAGCCTCCCTCCACAACTACCCGCCCGCCCAGGGATCAGGTCTCGGCGCCCAGGTAA
- a CDS encoding transposase family protein, with protein MVTFRTSCRTLPLRCSQCTLPSWRAHGRYLRPTADAPLGATPVVLEFLVRRFRCTNTACPAVTFAEQVEGLTSPHARTRQCCGRRLHRSRWSYRAGPGTAVVPPPARACDGPRAFLRAG; from the coding sequence GTGGTCACGTTTCGTACGTCGTGCCGGACGCTCCCGCTGAGATGTTCGCAGTGCACGTTGCCGTCGTGGCGGGCGCACGGCCGGTATCTGCGGCCGACGGCTGACGCTCCCCTCGGCGCCACTCCGGTCGTGCTCGAGTTTCTGGTACGGCGCTTCAGGTGCACCAACACCGCTTGCCCGGCGGTGACGTTCGCCGAACAGGTGGAGGGCCTGACCAGCCCGCACGCCCGTACACGCCAGTGCTGCGGGCGGCGCTTACATCGATCGCGCTGGTCGTACCGGGCCGGCCCGGGGACCGCCGTCGTCCCGCCCCCGGCGAGGGCGTGCGACGGTCCCCGCGCCTTTCTCAGAGCTGGATGA
- a CDS encoding DUF4232 domain-containing protein, whose protein sequence is MNSKMVGAGSLRRGLRGTVLGATVVAALLTVTACQPSEGDDKAAASPTATPSGSTSAGGTEPSGDSGTGSSSPTGAETGDSGETGGGNSTEYADCEVTGLNTAVELQDDSGETPRHFLLTVTNDTRTPCVLNDAPQVRLKAGNDAPIVETLEEPDTEPVVVEGGGKAYAGLYVFGNDEGGEAEYDQSDRFTATLVAGEGTELSGTLIFDLPDGLDTVSVDDAARVNGWAGTEGLAMRPIIQL, encoded by the coding sequence ATGAACTCGAAAATGGTCGGGGCCGGTTCATTGCGTCGGGGCCTGCGTGGCACCGTCCTGGGTGCGACCGTGGTCGCGGCTCTGTTGACGGTCACCGCCTGCCAGCCCTCCGAGGGTGACGACAAGGCAGCCGCATCGCCGACCGCCACCCCCTCGGGCTCCACATCGGCCGGGGGCACCGAGCCCTCGGGCGACTCCGGGACCGGCAGCAGCAGCCCGACGGGCGCGGAGACCGGGGACAGCGGTGAGACCGGCGGCGGCAACAGCACCGAGTACGCCGACTGCGAGGTCACCGGGCTCAACACAGCGGTCGAGCTTCAGGACGACTCCGGGGAGACCCCCCGCCACTTCCTGCTGACCGTCACCAACGACACCAGGACGCCGTGCGTCCTCAACGACGCGCCGCAGGTGCGGCTCAAAGCCGGCAACGACGCCCCGATCGTCGAGACGCTCGAAGAGCCGGACACCGAACCGGTCGTCGTCGAGGGAGGCGGCAAGGCGTACGCCGGCCTGTACGTCTTCGGCAACGACGAGGGCGGCGAGGCGGAGTACGACCAGTCCGACCGTTTCACCGCCACTCTGGTCGCCGGCGAGGGCACCGAACTGAGCGGCACGCTCATCTTCGACCTGCCCGACGGTCTCGACACCGTCTCCGTCGACGACGCGGCGCGGGTGAACGGCTGGGCCGGCACCGAGGGACTGGCGATGCGCCCGATCATCCAGCTCTGA
- a CDS encoding helix-turn-helix domain-containing protein produces MSHWKDLPESLDPRLRQLVVLLREHKDRSGLSIAALASRTGFSKSSWDRYLNGRATPPEKAIESLAQACDAQPAPLLELRELAAAQQGGPETSGPSASAELAGPQGVRSTGTTCVRQSVPWLVIMLSSVTTALVMMIGLMLLAPWENATRAAARSGNGKPYTGQVHPTLGEFVYEPGKEYACEVQRDSDDGLLYASYSRTRTELIQRDASRWSVVEAQCLLVHHSISPGVIDGSLGENTERAVRRIQDRARIAVDGIIGPDTWKVLRT; encoded by the coding sequence ATGTCTCATTGGAAGGACTTACCCGAGTCACTCGATCCGCGGCTGCGGCAACTCGTCGTACTGCTGCGGGAGCACAAGGACCGCAGCGGACTGAGCATCGCGGCCCTTGCCTCCAGGACGGGATTCAGCAAATCCTCCTGGGACCGTTATCTCAACGGCAGGGCGACGCCTCCGGAGAAGGCCATCGAATCGCTCGCGCAGGCGTGCGACGCGCAGCCCGCGCCCCTCTTGGAACTGCGGGAGCTGGCGGCGGCGCAGCAAGGGGGCCCAGAAACGTCAGGACCGTCGGCCTCGGCCGAATTGGCAGGTCCGCAGGGTGTACGAAGCACGGGAACCACGTGCGTACGCCAGTCTGTGCCGTGGCTGGTCATCATGCTCTCCAGTGTCACCACGGCCCTCGTGATGATGATCGGCCTGATGCTCCTCGCGCCCTGGGAGAACGCGACGCGGGCCGCAGCGCGTAGTGGGAACGGGAAACCGTACACAGGGCAAGTGCACCCAACCTTGGGGGAGTTCGTCTACGAGCCGGGCAAAGAGTACGCCTGTGAGGTCCAGCGGGACTCCGATGACGGTCTGCTGTACGCCAGTTACAGCCGCACACGCACGGAGCTGATCCAACGGGACGCTTCCCGCTGGTCGGTGGTGGAGGCACAGTGCCTGCTGGTTCATCACAGCATCTCGCCTGGGGTCATCGACGGTTCCCTCGGCGAGAACACGGAACGTGCGGTGCGGCGCATACAAGACCGGGCGCGCATCGCTGTGGACGGGATCATCGGCCCGGACACCTGGAAGGTGCTGCGCACATGA
- a CDS encoding helix-turn-helix domain-containing protein, with product MSDQSTRGLDGEREVPAECVRLAVRLRELRAVTGLSLARLADKTPYSKSSWDRYLNARAMPPRHAVEQLCALAGKQPQRPVALWELAEAAWSCRAGRSTQDGERAAHCQDTAWGMPEGVSASAVAPLADTKRIRPRISWLYVGILGGVSALAAGLLIALSPSGDGPAGNRAATTDFAAPSIGCHAASCTGKGPEDQDCSTAKTPPVELGEHRFAGTVVKIRHSEVCETVWARIDRGVVGDQVEIVVPGSRVHQVVVQDRFDEMGSVSTPMAAAADDILSRVQACLARKDERRCFSVTPD from the coding sequence ATGAGCGACCAGAGCACCCGAGGGCTGGACGGAGAGCGGGAAGTGCCCGCGGAGTGTGTCCGGCTCGCCGTGAGACTGCGTGAGCTGCGCGCTGTCACGGGACTGAGCCTGGCACGTCTGGCGGACAAGACCCCCTACAGCAAGTCCTCATGGGATCGGTACCTCAACGCAAGGGCCATGCCGCCCCGACACGCTGTTGAGCAGTTGTGCGCCTTGGCCGGGAAGCAACCACAACGTCCCGTCGCCCTGTGGGAGTTGGCGGAGGCAGCATGGAGCTGCCGCGCCGGCCGGAGCACGCAGGACGGCGAGCGGGCCGCGCACTGTCAAGACACGGCGTGGGGCATGCCGGAGGGCGTGTCGGCGAGCGCGGTGGCCCCGCTCGCCGACACGAAACGAATCCGCCCGCGTATCTCCTGGCTCTACGTCGGCATCCTCGGCGGAGTGTCCGCACTGGCTGCCGGGCTACTGATCGCCCTGTCCCCCTCCGGCGACGGCCCAGCCGGAAACCGTGCCGCGACGACGGACTTCGCTGCCCCGAGCATCGGCTGCCATGCAGCCTCCTGCACGGGAAAGGGCCCAGAAGACCAGGACTGTTCCACGGCCAAGACGCCGCCTGTTGAGCTGGGAGAACACCGCTTCGCCGGCACAGTCGTCAAAATTCGCCACTCGGAGGTGTGCGAGACGGTGTGGGCCCGCATCGACCGGGGTGTGGTGGGCGATCAGGTAGAGATCGTCGTGCCGGGGAGCCGCGTTCACCAGGTCGTCGTGCAGGACAGATTCGATGAGATGGGCTCGGTGTCGACCCCGATGGCCGCCGCTGCCGACGACATCCTGAGCCGCGTACAGGCTTGCCTGGCACGGAAGGACGAACGGCGCTGCTTTTCCGTAACACCAGACTGA
- a CDS encoding DUF2975 domain-containing protein, translating to MGRLTVRALRAVLVMMLAGTVFVQALMVWALATDPEDGSLPLTPLRVVTILGMVSVQAALVCVWRLVTMVRRGTVFSHAAFRYVDGVIGAIVAAALVWFAVTALNAPGQRDDPGVTVIMGGIGMAILGVALIVLVLRMLLAQAVARDVEAAQMKAELDEVI from the coding sequence ATGGGAAGACTGACAGTGCGTGCGCTGCGCGCCGTGCTCGTGATGATGCTCGCCGGCACCGTGTTCGTGCAGGCATTGATGGTGTGGGCCTTGGCAACCGACCCGGAGGACGGGTCGCTCCCGCTGACCCCGCTGCGCGTGGTCACGATCCTGGGCATGGTGTCGGTACAGGCCGCGTTGGTCTGCGTCTGGCGACTGGTGACGATGGTGCGACGCGGAACTGTGTTCTCCCACGCCGCCTTCCGCTACGTGGACGGCGTGATCGGCGCGATCGTGGCGGCTGCCCTCGTGTGGTTCGCGGTCACGGCCCTCAATGCGCCGGGCCAGCGGGACGACCCGGGCGTCACCGTCATCATGGGCGGGATCGGCATGGCCATTCTGGGGGTCGCGCTCATCGTGCTCGTCCTGCGGATGCTGCTCGCCCAGGCCGTCGCGCGCGACGTCGAAGCGGCGCAGATGAAGGCCGAGCTGGACGAGGTGATCTGA
- a CDS encoding helix-turn-helix domain-containing protein, which produces MPITVDIDVMLARRKMSVGELADRVGITPANLAVLKNGRAKAVRFATLAALCEVLECQPGDLLRWEAEGAAGG; this is translated from the coding sequence ATGCCGATCACCGTCGACATCGACGTGATGCTGGCCAGGCGGAAGATGTCCGTGGGCGAGCTCGCGGACCGCGTAGGGATTACGCCCGCCAACCTGGCGGTACTCAAGAACGGCCGCGCCAAGGCAGTGCGCTTCGCGACGCTCGCCGCGCTCTGCGAGGTGCTCGAGTGCCAGCCGGGCGATCTGCTGCGCTGGGAGGCCGAGGGTGCCGCGGGCGGATGA
- a CDS encoding zinc-binding alcohol dehydrogenase family protein: MRRVRYYEYGDPDVLTMEETDIPTPGPGQVLIRVEAIGANFVDTKWRRGPSSGALFQRSLPGRLTGDVVGTVEAVGPGVDTHHVGQRAAGLAEDAFADYVVTDTQWLAPVPDALDLGAASMLPMGAPVALRTLRAGRLAPGETVLIHAAAGGIGHLAVQLAKLLGAGTVIATASSPAKLDFVRKYGADIAVDYTDSGWPEQVRKAAPRGVDVVLDSVSGQTLQQSLDLLAPFGRIVIYGAASGALAGIPPTSLFALKSVTGFSLLAWRAADPEQARREMTEAASYLTTRQLRTAVHARLPLAEAATAHRLLESRSQLGRILLLP, translated from the coding sequence ATGCGACGAGTCCGCTACTACGAATACGGCGATCCGGACGTCCTCACAATGGAGGAGACCGATATCCCCACGCCGGGACCAGGACAAGTACTCATCCGGGTCGAGGCGATCGGAGCCAACTTCGTCGACACCAAGTGGCGGCGGGGGCCGTCCAGCGGAGCGCTCTTCCAGCGTTCCCTGCCGGGCAGACTCACCGGTGACGTGGTGGGCACCGTCGAAGCTGTCGGACCCGGCGTCGACACACACCACGTCGGCCAACGAGCAGCGGGACTGGCAGAGGACGCCTTCGCCGACTACGTCGTCACCGACACGCAATGGCTCGCCCCGGTACCCGACGCACTCGACCTCGGTGCGGCGAGCATGCTGCCCATGGGTGCCCCGGTGGCACTGCGGACCCTGCGCGCCGGCCGACTCGCACCGGGTGAGACGGTCCTGATCCATGCCGCTGCGGGCGGCATCGGACACCTGGCCGTACAACTCGCCAAACTGCTCGGTGCCGGCACGGTCATCGCCACCGCAAGCTCACCGGCCAAACTCGACTTCGTCCGCAAATACGGCGCCGACATCGCCGTCGACTACACCGACAGCGGCTGGCCCGAACAGGTACGCAAGGCTGCGCCGCGAGGCGTGGACGTCGTCCTCGACTCCGTCAGCGGCCAGACCCTGCAGCAGAGCCTGGACCTGCTGGCCCCGTTCGGCCGGATCGTGATCTACGGCGCCGCGAGCGGTGCCCTGGCCGGCATCCCTCCCACCAGCCTCTTCGCCCTGAAGTCCGTGACCGGATTCTCCCTCCTCGCCTGGCGCGCGGCCGACCCGGAGCAGGCACGCCGCGAAATGACCGAGGCGGCCAGCTACTTGACGACCCGACAACTGCGCACGGCCGTCCACGCCCGTCTCCCCCTCGCTGAAGCCGCCACAGCACACCGACTCCTCGAAAGTCGGTCCCAACTCGGCCGCATTCTCCTCCTTCCCTGA
- a CDS encoding TetR/AcrR family transcriptional regulator: MTEGRRERADAVRNRHAILLATEELLALHRPEQISMEQVAAAAGVGKGTVFHRFGSRMGLMRALMVERALALREAVTTGPPPLGPGAPARDRLLAFLDAVVGVVARNKGLLAALGHAATTAHKPEEDPPGAHPVYQFWHGHITALISEECSDLDAEVLAHVLLGALQSDPILRLLEQEGGRRLADSLRTLAAALLDASATATEPRIGRHP; the protein is encoded by the coding sequence ATGACAGAAGGCCGTCGCGAACGCGCCGACGCGGTACGGAATCGGCACGCGATCCTGCTGGCGACCGAGGAACTCCTGGCGCTGCACCGGCCCGAGCAGATCTCGATGGAGCAGGTTGCAGCCGCAGCGGGCGTCGGCAAGGGCACGGTCTTCCACCGCTTCGGCAGTCGCATGGGCCTCATGCGGGCACTGATGGTGGAACGTGCCCTCGCCCTGCGCGAAGCCGTCACGACAGGGCCGCCTCCACTGGGCCCGGGCGCCCCAGCACGAGACCGACTCCTCGCCTTCCTCGACGCCGTCGTCGGCGTGGTCGCCCGCAACAAGGGACTCCTGGCCGCGCTCGGCCACGCCGCGACGACAGCGCACAAGCCGGAAGAGGATCCACCCGGCGCGCACCCCGTCTACCAGTTCTGGCACGGCCACATCACCGCGCTGATCAGCGAGGAGTGTTCCGACCTGGACGCAGAGGTCCTGGCCCATGTGCTGCTCGGCGCCCTGCAGAGCGACCCGATCCTGCGTCTGCTGGAGCAGGAAGGTGGCCGGCGCCTCGCCGACTCCCTGCGCACCCTGGCAGCCGCCCTGCTTGACGCCTCGGCAACCGCTACCGAGCCGAGAATCGGCCGTCACCCGTAA
- a CDS encoding transposase yields the protein MREILNAIPYQARVGCRWRYLPHDFPPYTAVYHYFG from the coding sequence ATGCGGGAGATCCTCAACGCGATCCCGTATCAGGCCCGGGTCGGCTGCCGGTGGCGTTATCTGCCGCACGACTTTCCGCCGTACACCGCCGTGTACCACTACTTCGGCTAG